In the Moraxella osloensis genome, one interval contains:
- the minC gene encoding septum site-determining protein MinC, with product MTQPAALDLTQDSSSQNLQSVPNLSEQDSAQSQQPANPLPTDPVATSVKLTGRLLNFTRLNIEGNDIKVILTKIAQKLGRQRQSNLPVIVSCQQPLNLAQLWGGLWVLGLQPIGLVTGANDTQANELRIAIFPADGQRIDGKVPKNVATGSERKSDSTKSNPSSQHIAQSPTQSLTSDSQATERQNQTASDIASNDTTAAPDKFVASPHHQSQLEGDLVHSQMLRSGQSINHVGGDVILTKGINAGAEAITDYSLHVYGKAEGRLVAGATGDTNAKIFCLRFNPSLVSVAGTYCLKENIPTEYLDKAVQVSYLDGQGLVFELME from the coding sequence ATGACACAGCCCGCTGCCCTTGACTTGACCCAAGATAGTTCATCACAAAACTTACAAAGCGTACCCAACCTATCAGAGCAGGATTCAGCGCAAAGTCAGCAGCCAGCCAACCCATTACCCACCGACCCTGTAGCCACTAGCGTGAAACTTACGGGCAGACTACTGAACTTTACCCGCCTAAATATTGAAGGCAATGACATCAAAGTAATTTTGACAAAGATTGCACAAAAGCTAGGTCGTCAACGCCAGTCCAACTTACCGGTGATTGTCAGCTGTCAACAGCCATTAAATTTAGCCCAGCTTTGGGGCGGCTTATGGGTGCTAGGGTTACAGCCGATTGGGTTGGTCACAGGCGCCAATGACACCCAAGCCAATGAGCTTCGCATTGCCATTTTTCCAGCAGATGGGCAACGCATTGACGGCAAAGTACCAAAAAATGTGGCGACGGGTAGTGAGCGAAAATCAGACAGCACAAAAAGCAACCCATCCTCTCAACATATTGCGCAATCCCCTACCCAATCACTCACATCCGACAGTCAAGCGACTGAACGACAAAATCAAACCGCCAGTGATATCGCAAGCAATGATACCACAGCTGCACCTGACAAATTTGTCGCCTCACCGCATCACCAATCGCAGCTTGAAGGCGATTTGGTGCATAGTCAAATGTTGCGCTCAGGTCAAAGTATCAACCATGTTGGGGGTGACGTGATTTTGACCAAAGGCATCAATGCCGGCGCGGAAGCCATTACCGATTATAGCCTACACGTGTATGGCAAAGCCGAAGGGCGATTGGTCGCAGGGGCGACGGGCGACACCAATGCCAAAATATTCTGTTTGCGTTTTAACCCGTCACTGGTATCAGTTGCGGGTACTTATTGCCTAAAAGAAAATATTCCCACTGAGTATTTGGATAAAGCGGTACAAGTCAGCTACTTGGATGGACAAGGTTTGGTGTTTGAATTGATGGAATAA
- the minD gene encoding septum site-determining protein MinD, with translation MAKIVVVTSGKGGVGKTTTSASFATGLAVRGFKTVVIDFDVGLRNLDLIMGCENRIVYDFVDVISGNARLSQALVKDKQLNNLFILPASQTRDKDALTDEGVAEVINELAKQFDYIVCDSPAGIERGAQLAMYHADEAIIVTNPEISSVRDSDRIIGILQSRTKKVEEGTGVVREHLVINRYNAERAERGEMMDINSISNDILKVPLLGVIPESNSVLEASNQGVPVVLDQNSKAGQTYDDMVARFLGEERPYRHIEVKKKSFLQRWFGG, from the coding sequence GTGGCAAAAATCGTTGTTGTAACTTCAGGAAAAGGCGGGGTAGGTAAAACCACCACCAGTGCCTCTTTCGCTACGGGTCTCGCCGTTCGCGGCTTTAAAACAGTGGTGATTGACTTTGACGTGGGTCTTAGAAACCTTGACCTCATTATGGGCTGCGAAAACCGCATCGTGTATGACTTTGTTGATGTTATCTCAGGGAACGCGCGCCTGTCACAAGCGTTGGTAAAAGACAAACAACTCAATAATTTGTTTATCTTACCTGCCAGCCAAACGCGCGACAAAGACGCCTTGACCGATGAAGGAGTCGCCGAAGTCATTAATGAGTTAGCCAAACAATTTGACTACATCGTGTGTGACTCGCCTGCTGGTATCGAGCGTGGTGCCCAGCTTGCTATGTACCATGCCGATGAAGCCATCATCGTGACCAACCCAGAAATCTCATCGGTGCGTGACTCAGACCGTATCATCGGTATTTTGCAAAGCCGCACCAAAAAAGTTGAAGAAGGTACAGGCGTGGTACGTGAGCACTTGGTCATCAACCGCTATAACGCTGAGCGTGCGGAGCGCGGTGAGATGATGGATATCAATAGCATCTCTAATGACATCCTAAAAGTGCCACTACTTGGCGTGATTCCTGAAAGCAATAGCGTACTTGAAGCATCAAACCAAGGTGTGCCTGTGGTGCTGGATCAAAATTCAAAAGCCGGTCAAACTTATGATGACATGGTCGCTCGTTTCTTGGGGGAAGAACGTCCCTATCGCCATATCGAGGTGAAGAAGAAAAGCTTCCTACAACGCTGGTTTGGAGGTTAG
- a CDS encoding chemotaxis protein CheB, giving the protein MLSKHSPPLRFFIVAEENQQRLAFSDTIRSWGFEIVECLAASQLTEKHFQQKVDVWLVDTQDDYAVIQNVEKQLNVNLTKIVLLGFVTAPYINESLLYAKWQRQLKRKIAIMLERSDLLAHYEAAKSEIKPWKYVVLLAASMGGPLAIKEFLDNLPEDLPVSLLLAQHFNQNMLNTLPRILNRHNEWRCDIVTNTQKLLSGRCLILPIEHSVVCDSNGRVILQRKPWQGSYKPPISEVMRNCSEAFGNNLITIVFSGMGNDGSDAATTVKKNGSIIWAQTPDSSTCASQPQSMIESNQVTFVGTPKLLAEQLIALCG; this is encoded by the coding sequence ATGCTGTCAAAGCACTCACCGCCGCTGCGATTTTTTATCGTTGCTGAGGAAAATCAGCAACGGCTCGCCTTTAGTGATACCATTCGTTCATGGGGATTTGAAATCGTGGAATGCTTGGCAGCGTCACAGCTGACCGAAAAACATTTTCAGCAAAAAGTGGATGTGTGGCTAGTCGATACCCAAGACGATTACGCCGTTATTCAAAATGTTGAAAAACAACTGAATGTCAATTTGACTAAGATTGTATTACTGGGCTTTGTCACGGCGCCTTATATCAATGAAAGTCTGTTATATGCCAAATGGCAACGCCAACTCAAGCGAAAAATCGCCATAATGCTAGAACGTAGCGATTTGCTAGCGCACTATGAGGCTGCCAAGAGTGAAATCAAACCGTGGAAATATGTGGTATTGCTCGCAGCATCGATGGGCGGACCGCTCGCCATTAAGGAATTTTTAGATAATTTGCCCGAAGATTTGCCAGTATCACTGTTACTCGCGCAGCACTTTAACCAAAATATGCTCAACACCTTGCCAAGAATTTTAAATCGTCACAACGAGTGGCGCTGTGACATAGTGACCAATACCCAAAAGTTATTGTCAGGGCGTTGTTTGATTTTACCGATTGAGCACAGTGTGGTGTGTGATTCCAATGGACGGGTAATTTTGCAGCGTAAACCTTGGCAAGGCAGTTACAAACCCCCAATCAGTGAGGTCATGCGTAATTGCAGCGAAGCGTTTGGCAACAATTTAATCACTATCGTGTTCTCGGGTATGGGCAATGATGGTAGTGATGCGGCAACGACGGTCAAAAAAAATGGTAGTATTATTTGGGCGCAAACTCCTGATAGCAGCACCTGTGCAAGCCAGCCACAAAGTATGATTGAAAGCAATCAAGTTACTTTTGTTGGCACCCCTAAGCTGTTAGCTGAGCAGCTAATCGCCTTGTGTGGCTAA
- a CDS encoding pseudouridine synthase, which yields MPTLILFNKPYGVLSQFRSDDNNNFATLSDYFSDKSLRVAGRLDATSEGLLLLTADGQVNKALTHPPKANAGKQQGKTYWIQVEGDASDAQLQQLQTGVALKDGITLPAEVVRLSEAQIAEHIWQAPDKIAKRKVTTWLAITIFEGKNRQVRRMAARVGLPCLRLIRMASSGFSLGNLAVGASTEIPLSPADLKRLGVQPLSAATTKPQARKKPRVLMPKSPQSKHPTSRRKQR from the coding sequence ATGCCGACACTGATTTTATTTAACAAACCCTATGGCGTACTTAGCCAATTTCGCAGCGATGACAATAACAACTTTGCAACGCTCAGCGATTATTTTAGCGACAAAAGCTTACGCGTGGCGGGGCGATTAGATGCCACTTCCGAAGGATTGCTACTGCTAACCGCTGATGGGCAAGTCAATAAAGCCTTGACCCATCCACCCAAAGCCAATGCAGGCAAACAACAAGGTAAAACCTACTGGATACAGGTGGAAGGCGATGCAAGCGATGCCCAGCTACAGCAACTACAAACAGGGGTAGCACTCAAAGACGGTATCACCTTACCTGCTGAAGTTGTACGGCTGAGCGAAGCACAAATTGCCGAGCATATTTGGCAAGCGCCGGACAAGATTGCCAAACGCAAAGTTACCACATGGCTCGCCATTACTATTTTTGAAGGTAAAAATCGTCAAGTGCGTCGCATGGCGGCCCGTGTGGGACTGCCCTGTTTGCGACTGATTCGCATGGCATCAAGTGGCTTTAGTTTGGGGAATTTAGCGGTGGGCGCATCCACAGAAATACCGCTATCACCTGCCGATTTAAAGCGACTGGGTGTCCAACCTTTATCCGCGGCAACGACAAAACCACAAGCGCGCAAAAAACCTCGCGTTTTAATGCCTAAATCGCCACAATCAAAGCACCCAACAAGCCGACGCAAACAGCGCTGA
- the minE gene encoding cell division topological specificity factor MinE: MGFWSNLFGGEQKSNSANTAAERLKVIVASENRLHNRLTPERIEKMKREILAVVNTYVSGVNIDDVNIQHHNEANMEVLEMNISLPDSTRQ, encoded by the coding sequence ATGGGATTTTGGAGTAATTTATTTGGCGGTGAGCAAAAGTCAAACAGTGCCAATACTGCCGCAGAGCGCCTAAAGGTCATCGTTGCCAGCGAAAACCGCTTGCACAATCGGTTAACCCCAGAGCGTATCGAAAAAATGAAACGTGAGATTTTGGCAGTGGTCAATACCTACGTGTCAGGTGTCAACATTGATGACGTCAATATTCAACATCACAATGAAGCAAACATGGAAGTGTTGGAGATGAATATCAGCTTACCTGATAGTACACGCCAATAA
- the glyA gene encoding serine hydroxymethyltransferase: MFKNVTIHQFDAELAQAMDNEAKRQEDHIELIASENYCSPAVMEAQGSQLTNKYAEGYPGKRYYGGCEYVDVVEQLAIDRAKALFGADYANVQPHAGSQANSAVFLALLKAGDTVLGMSLADGGHLTHGAHVNFSGINYKAVQYGLNKETGIIDYDEVERLAKEHQPKMIIAGFSAYSQVVDWQKFRDIADSVGAYLMVDMAHVAGLVAAGVYPSPVQIADVTTTTTHKTLRGPRSGLILAKANPEIEKKLNSAVFPGNQGGPLMHAIAGKAVCFKEALGEDFKTYQQQVVKNAKAMADVIMSRGYDIVSGGTENHLMLISLIKQEITGKEADKWLGDAHITVNKNAVPNDPKSPFVTSGVRIGTPAVTTRGFGEAEVKELAGWICDVLDSRGDEKVIGEVREKVQAICAKHPVYEQTA; the protein is encoded by the coding sequence ATGTTTAAAAATGTCACTATTCACCAGTTTGACGCTGAACTTGCCCAAGCGATGGACAATGAAGCCAAACGTCAAGAAGACCATATTGAACTGATTGCCTCAGAAAACTACTGTTCACCAGCGGTGATGGAAGCGCAAGGTAGCCAATTGACCAATAAATACGCTGAAGGCTATCCAGGCAAACGTTATTACGGTGGCTGTGAGTATGTTGACGTGGTCGAGCAATTGGCGATTGACCGTGCCAAAGCGCTATTTGGGGCAGATTATGCCAACGTACAGCCACACGCGGGTAGCCAAGCCAACAGCGCGGTATTTTTAGCATTATTAAAAGCAGGTGACACGGTACTTGGCATGAGCCTTGCCGATGGCGGTCACTTGACGCATGGTGCGCATGTAAACTTCTCTGGTATCAACTATAAAGCCGTACAATATGGCTTAAACAAAGAAACGGGCATCATCGACTATGATGAAGTCGAACGCCTAGCCAAAGAACACCAACCCAAAATGATTATCGCGGGTTTTTCTGCTTATAGCCAAGTGGTTGATTGGCAAAAATTCCGTGACATCGCAGACAGCGTTGGCGCATACTTGATGGTCGATATGGCGCACGTAGCAGGACTGGTTGCCGCAGGTGTTTATCCAAGCCCTGTGCAAATCGCTGATGTCACTACTACCACTACCCACAAAACCCTACGCGGTCCACGTTCAGGCTTAATCTTGGCAAAAGCCAACCCAGAGATTGAGAAAAAACTCAACTCTGCTGTGTTCCCTGGCAACCAAGGTGGTCCATTGATGCACGCGATTGCGGGTAAAGCGGTGTGTTTTAAAGAAGCGTTAGGCGAAGATTTCAAAACCTACCAACAACAAGTGGTTAAAAACGCCAAAGCCATGGCAGACGTCATCATGTCACGGGGTTATGACATCGTCTCGGGCGGCACAGAAAATCACTTAATGCTGATTAGCTTAATCAAACAAGAAATCACCGGTAAAGAAGCGGATAAATGGTTGGGCGATGCTCACATCACCGTCAACAAAAACGCGGTGCCAAATGACCCTAAATCACCGTTTGTGACTTCTGGGGTGCGTATTGGTACGCCCGCAGTCACTACCCGTGGGTTTGGTGAAGCGGAAGTAAAAGAATTGGCTGGCTGGATTTGTGATGTGCTCGATAGCCGCGGTGATGAAAAAGTTATCGGCGAAGTGCGTGAAAAAGTCCAAGCAATTTGCGCCAAACACCCAGTGTACGAGCAAACAGCTTAA
- a CDS encoding chorismate--pyruvate lyase family protein, translating into MINIGLNLNLNLNLNLAGAHLSVAHKQQIPPKLIPWLTSTGSLTAKFEALSQHKLIVQPTFEGRQTLSLSEKRQLQLPLGVSQSAWVREALLFGKPNQDAWVVARSVFPFASLIGNARKLANLGTTPIGYILFRRHGAVMTNRWIDLTAQGWRRTTLYHWQGRYFLISETFLPAFENNLE; encoded by the coding sequence ATGATAAATATTGGTCTAAACCTAAACCTAAACCTAAACTTAAACCTGGCTGGCGCGCATTTGAGCGTGGCACACAAACAGCAGATACCGCCGAAACTTATCCCTTGGCTGACGTCAACAGGGTCGCTCACCGCCAAATTTGAAGCCTTATCTCAGCATAAACTCATCGTACAGCCAACGTTTGAAGGGCGGCAAACCTTGTCCCTGAGCGAAAAGCGCCAACTGCAGTTACCGCTTGGTGTGAGCCAATCGGCGTGGGTGCGCGAAGCCTTATTATTTGGCAAGCCTAATCAAGATGCGTGGGTGGTGGCGCGGTCAGTATTTCCGTTTGCTAGCCTCATTGGTAATGCGCGAAAATTGGCAAATCTGGGTACAACACCGATTGGCTATATACTGTTTCGTCGGCATGGCGCAGTGATGACCAACCGCTGGATTGATTTGACAGCGCAAGGCTGGCGGCGTACCACTCTTTACCACTGGCAAGGCAGGTATTTTTTGATTAGTGAGACTTTTTTGCCAGCATTTGAAAATAATCTTGAATAA
- a CDS encoding YfbM family protein: MIAQYLMVDNALLEQLQNATDTARTALLESMSEQPQAQLVDLGKLWDIIHFVLTKHSATQPVPDEPVSEFVVGVETFSDSEDADFIAFTPWAHIVEIVDALEQINFKKRLEKVSMKSLREQAIFPPNIWQDKKENLDKELLASYNELLAFYNNALDNGNNIVVSIF, translated from the coding sequence ATGATCGCACAATATTTGATGGTTGATAACGCCCTGCTGGAGCAACTGCAAAATGCCACTGATACAGCGCGAACCGCGTTACTTGAAAGTATGAGTGAGCAGCCTCAAGCGCAATTGGTAGATTTGGGCAAACTGTGGGACATTATCCATTTTGTGTTAACCAAACACAGCGCCACCCAACCTGTACCCGATGAGCCTGTCAGCGAGTTTGTGGTGGGTGTGGAAACTTTTAGTGACAGTGAAGATGCCGATTTCATTGCTTTTACCCCGTGGGCACATATTGTCGAAATCGTTGATGCTTTAGAACAAATTAACTTTAAAAAACGCTTAGAAAAAGTTTCGATGAAGTCACTACGTGAGCAAGCTATTTTTCCGCCCAATATTTGGCAAGACAAAAAGGAAAACTTGGATAAAGAATTGCTAGCTTCATATAATGAGTTATTGGCGTTTTATAATAACGCCTTAGACAATGGCAATAATATTGTGGTGAGTATTTTTTGA
- a CDS encoding DUF1345 domain-containing protein, with the protein MMGYIYRFFQSRPRLLLGFATMVVVYFGLSTLVGLLPKDWTLAVVYDKLKFVTQFLLAWNIGLWVYLLATFRMMYKADQNAILDKAHAEDEGTMLMLILVFVTAIVSMLAIVVELGASKDAKGALMLFHIALTAMTILTAWLFIHTMFAIHYTHEYFLLKEEKNTEMLDFPNDDDPAYWDFLYFSYIIGTSGQTADVAFNTQQSRIIGTIHCVLSFFFNTAILASLINMSAGLIG; encoded by the coding sequence ATGATGGGTTACATCTATCGTTTTTTTCAAAGCCGCCCTCGTCTACTGTTAGGGTTTGCAACGATGGTGGTGGTGTATTTTGGACTATCGACGCTGGTTGGTCTATTGCCCAAAGATTGGACGTTGGCGGTGGTGTACGATAAACTGAAGTTTGTGACGCAATTTTTGCTGGCTTGGAATATCGGACTTTGGGTATATTTATTGGCTACTTTTCGGATGATGTATAAAGCCGATCAAAATGCAATTTTGGATAAAGCCCATGCTGAAGACGAAGGCACGATGTTAATGCTGATCTTGGTTTTTGTCACAGCCATTGTCAGTATGCTGGCGATTGTCGTAGAGTTGGGCGCAAGCAAGGACGCCAAAGGCGCTTTGATGCTGTTTCATATCGCGCTCACCGCCATGACGATTTTGACGGCTTGGTTGTTTATCCATACCATGTTTGCTATTCATTACACCCACGAGTATTTCTTGCTTAAAGAAGAAAAAAACACAGAAATGCTAGATTTTCCTAACGATGACGACCCCGCCTACTGGGATTTTTTATATTTTTCCTACATCATTGGCACCTCAGGTCAAACAGCGGATGTCGCCTTCAACACCCAGCAAAGTCGGATCATCGGTACCATTCATTGTGTGTTATCATTTTTCTTTAATACTGCAATTTTAGCCTCATTAATCAATATGTCAGCGGGCCTAATCGGTTAA
- a CDS encoding cytochrome b, whose translation MALFPANEAPQPIAPHGINKWSLSSRIFHWISVVLLIATWAMIELNEDATDFTYFDLHKAFGLSVLFWTIGRIINRFVTKAPADVPMPKWQNKLSHLTHLALYLILLAMPLAGWFSVMFDGEGVSMFGLFDIPAFVSENSDWSGTLEKIHKNLLWTLLLVFTALHIIGALYHQFIQKDHLIRRMR comes from the coding sequence ATGGCATTATTTCCTGCAAATGAAGCGCCACAGCCGATTGCCCCACACGGTATCAACAAATGGTCGCTGTCGTCACGTATTTTCCATTGGATTAGTGTGGTATTGTTGATTGCAACTTGGGCAATGATTGAACTGAATGAAGATGCAACTGACTTTACCTATTTTGATTTGCATAAAGCGTTTGGACTCAGTGTGTTATTTTGGACAATAGGTCGTATCATCAACCGTTTTGTCACCAAAGCACCCGCCGATGTACCGATGCCAAAATGGCAAAATAAACTGTCGCATTTAACCCATTTGGCACTGTACTTGATTTTGCTTGCCATGCCTTTAGCAGGCTGGTTTTCTGTCATGTTTGATGGGGAAGGGGTGAGTATGTTTGGGCTATTTGATATCCCAGCCTTTGTCAGTGAAAACAGTGATTGGTCAGGCACGTTAGAAAAAATTCATAAAAATCTGTTGTGGACGTTGCTCTTGGTTTTCACGGCATTGCATATCATCGGCGCGCTGTATCACCAATTTATCCAAAAAGACCATTTAATTCGCCGTATGCGCTAA
- a CDS encoding GNAT family N-acetyltransferase: MSYHYQFTTEFDWRSQTKWQTPDTPFMHFDFWQALIDAKLIGWRSDWWVQYVQIVDDSAQLIAVMPVFIKKHHQGEYVFDFSWAEAFERYGRNYYPRLVTSVPFIPVTGERIWVAQGKSLTAPLYETLLQAIDDLASRYQASTWHGLFFSPKNVQALQNVPNLCERLSCQFLWQNRNLEDKKCANFDEFLATLTAKKRKSIKVERQKVLKQNLSCQVKIGDDITEADWAVFYQCYAITYLVRGRQPYLNLAFFKQLGQTMVDKLMLAQAHNAHGDIVACSLFFFDDDAAISTLYGRYWGCLEEYDCLHFELCYYQGIEFAIKQGLRYFDPGTQGEHKLIRGFYPVLTHSLHCVYDKVFAPAIAQFCQDEQHAILAYQADAMTALPFNDTYKSQFFGDVAAQGTIPDNEFLKK, from the coding sequence ATGTCCTATCACTATCAATTTACCACTGAGTTTGACTGGCGCTCACAGACAAAGTGGCAGACGCCTGATACGCCCTTTATGCACTTTGATTTTTGGCAAGCGCTGATAGATGCAAAGCTGATTGGCTGGCGCAGCGATTGGTGGGTGCAGTATGTGCAGATTGTCGATGACAGTGCTCAACTGATTGCCGTGATGCCCGTGTTTATCAAAAAGCATCACCAAGGCGAATATGTGTTCGATTTTAGCTGGGCAGAAGCCTTTGAGCGCTATGGTAGAAATTATTATCCAAGATTGGTGACAAGCGTGCCCTTTATCCCCGTCACCGGCGAGCGGATTTGGGTGGCACAAGGCAAGTCATTAACCGCGCCACTGTATGAGACCTTACTACAAGCGATTGATGACTTGGCGAGCCGCTATCAAGCATCCACTTGGCACGGACTGTTTTTCTCCCCGAAAAACGTCCAAGCGTTGCAAAATGTGCCCAATCTTTGTGAGCGGCTAAGCTGTCAGTTTTTATGGCAAAATCGCAATCTAGAGGATAAAAAATGCGCCAATTTTGATGAGTTTTTGGCAACATTAACTGCCAAGAAACGCAAGTCAATTAAGGTGGAACGCCAGAAGGTGCTCAAACAAAATCTAAGCTGTCAGGTTAAAATCGGTGACGATATCACCGAGGCGGATTGGGCAGTTTTTTATCAATGCTATGCCATAACCTATCTGGTGAGAGGACGGCAGCCGTATTTGAATTTAGCATTTTTTAAGCAGCTTGGGCAGACTATGGTAGACAAGCTGATGCTCGCTCAAGCGCATAACGCGCACGGTGATATCGTGGCTTGTAGTTTGTTTTTTTTCGATGACGATGCCGCTATCAGCACGTTATATGGTCGCTATTGGGGCTGCCTAGAAGAATATGATTGTTTACATTTTGAGCTGTGTTATTACCAAGGCATTGAGTTTGCTATCAAGCAAGGCTTACGCTACTTTGACCCTGGCACCCAAGGGGAGCACAAGCTGATTCGCGGCTTTTATCCGGTGTTGACTCATTCGCTACACTGTGTCTACGACAAGGTGTTTGCCCCTGCGATTGCCCAGTTTTGCCAAGACGAACAGCACGCTATATTGGCGTACCAAGCCGATGCGATGACCGCGTTACCTTTTAATGACACCTATAAAAGCCAATTTTTTGGTGATGTTGCCGCGCAAGGCACAATACCCGATAATGAGTTTTTGAAAAAATAA
- a CDS encoding OmpA family protein — protein sequence MRTKLLAATLASGVILTGCATTPNGTTTTGITNNKALLGGLLGAAAGAGVSKATGGERTGRDAAIGGVLGAGVGYYMQQQEAKLRAQTAGSGVTVTRDPVTNNINLSIPEAVTFRVGDSTILPNFYTTLDKVGTTLRDYNQTNIQVNGYASVEGDANRNQQLSQRRASAVANYLVNRGISGNRISAIGRGETTQFGSSYEPNRRVEMTILAPQSVN from the coding sequence ATGCGTACTAAATTATTAGCAGCTACTTTAGCATCAGGTGTTATTTTAACAGGTTGTGCGACAACGCCAAACGGTACAACGACCACAGGTATTACGAACAATAAAGCGCTTCTTGGTGGTCTATTAGGGGCAGCCGCAGGCGCGGGTGTTTCAAAAGCAACAGGCGGTGAAAGAACCGGTCGTGATGCTGCAATCGGTGGTGTACTAGGTGCAGGCGTGGGTTACTACATGCAGCAACAAGAAGCTAAACTTCGTGCCCAAACCGCAGGTTCTGGTGTGACGGTAACACGTGACCCAGTGACTAATAACATTAACTTGTCTATCCCTGAAGCGGTAACTTTCCGTGTTGGTGATTCTACCATCCTACCTAACTTCTACACGACGTTGGATAAAGTGGGTACCACATTACGTGACTATAACCAAACTAACATCCAAGTAAATGGTTATGCCTCAGTGGAAGGTGATGCAAATAGAAACCAACAATTATCACAGCGCCGCGCATCAGCAGTCGCTAATTACTTAGTCAATCGTGGCATCTCTGGTAACCGTATCAGCGCTATTGGTCGCGGTGAAACCACACAATTTGGCTCAAGCTATGAACCAAACCGCCGTGTAGAGATGACTATCCTTGCACCGCAATCGGTTAACTAA
- a CDS encoding acyltransferase: MTNNNKPSLLKNTLNKLRKTSLPLAQNASLAVAVGTITGNSVLFSLPLWAMGAVKTLTGHPLADKSVLKIANHWINTNNRLIENILPDIDFRINLPDDLSVDGKYILLSNHQSWVDTTVIQYISENRLPLTRFFAKYELLYIPIVGQAFYFLDFPMMKRYSKTAIAKNPALEDRDIIEAKRACQNLLDKPFTLLNFIEGTRFTQKKRDLQQSPYQYLLKPKAGGIALALGALGDNLDAVLDMTIVYPDGIPTYQDLWQGNIKRIGVDIQKIALPDDLLQRLMDGKYQQDEQTKKDMYRWLDGLWQQKDQRIQAMLDDFTRHP; this comes from the coding sequence ATGACAAATAACAATAAACCATCATTGCTCAAAAACACGTTAAATAAACTGCGTAAAACATCATTACCTTTGGCGCAAAACGCCAGCTTAGCGGTGGCGGTAGGGACCATTACCGGCAATTCAGTGCTGTTTAGTCTACCGCTTTGGGCGATGGGCGCGGTAAAAACATTAACGGGTCATCCATTGGCCGATAAATCCGTGTTAAAAATAGCCAATCACTGGATCAATACCAACAATCGTTTGATTGAAAATATCCTGCCCGATATTGATTTTCGCATCAACCTGCCTGATGACTTGTCGGTCGATGGCAAATATATTTTGCTGAGCAATCACCAATCTTGGGTCGACACGACTGTCATCCAATATATCAGTGAAAACCGACTACCATTGACGCGATTTTTTGCCAAATACGAGCTATTGTATATCCCAATTGTGGGACAAGCCTTTTATTTTTTAGACTTTCCGATGATGAAACGCTACTCGAAAACAGCGATTGCTAAAAATCCAGCGCTAGAAGACCGCGATATCATCGAAGCCAAACGCGCTTGTCAAAACTTACTCGACAAGCCTTTTACCTTACTTAACTTTATCGAAGGCACGCGGTTTACCCAAAAAAAACGTGACTTGCAACAATCGCCCTATCAATATTTGCTAAAACCCAAAGCGGGCGGCATTGCACTTGCATTGGGTGCGTTGGGTGACAATTTAGACGCCGTGCTTGATATGACGATTGTGTATCCTGACGGTATTCCTACTTATCAGGATTTGTGGCAAGGTAATATCAAACGCATCGGGGTGGATATTCAAAAAATTGCATTGCCAGATGACCTGCTACAGCGGCTCATGGATGGCAAATACCAACAGGATGAACAAACCAAAAAAGATATGTACCGTTGGCTCGATGGCTTGTGGCAACAAAAAGACCAACGTATCCAAGCCATGCTCGATGATTTTACCCGTCATCCCTAG